In the Chryseobacterium sp. MYb264 genome, one interval contains:
- a CDS encoding dienelactone hydrolase family protein, whose protein sequence is MIRSILFAAFLMSSGTIFSQNLKTVSYQDGSQKLNGLVTSNAGKKLPGVLILPAWKGIDDEAKNAALELEKQGYVAFIADIYGEGNIPTNMDTAAKNSGFYKKNYEAYQKRITLALDQLKKNGAVADKIAVIGYCFGGTGALESARGSLPVVGVVSIHGSIGKDQSRANGPIATKILVENPADDKSVSPEDYNNLIKEMNDGNADWQIITYAHSKHTFTDPKSPDYNAVMAKRAWNHTLLFLKEVLQ, encoded by the coding sequence ATGATACGTTCAATATTATTCGCGGCATTTTTAATGAGTTCGGGAACTATTTTTAGTCAAAATCTTAAAACGGTTTCTTATCAGGATGGTTCACAAAAACTGAATGGTTTGGTAACTTCGAATGCAGGAAAAAAACTTCCGGGAGTTTTGATTTTACCAGCTTGGAAAGGAATTGATGATGAAGCAAAAAATGCGGCTTTAGAACTGGAAAAACAAGGTTATGTAGCTTTTATTGCCGATATTTATGGTGAGGGGAATATCCCAACCAATATGGATACTGCGGCGAAAAACTCAGGATTCTACAAAAAAAATTACGAAGCTTACCAAAAGAGAATTACGCTGGCGCTCGATCAATTGAAGAAAAACGGTGCCGTTGCTGATAAAATTGCAGTAATCGGCTATTGCTTCGGAGGAACAGGTGCTTTGGAATCTGCGCGAGGAAGCCTGCCTGTGGTGGGTGTTGTTTCGATTCACGGAAGCATTGGGAAAGATCAGTCGAGAGCAAACGGACCAATTGCTACAAAGATTTTGGTTGAAAATCCGGCAGATGACAAAAGTGTGTCGCCTGAAGATTACAATAATCTGATCAAGGAAATGAACGATGGAAATGCAGATTGGCAGATCATTACGTATGCTCATTCAAAACATACGTTTACCGATCCCAAATCACCGGATTATAATGCAGTGATGGCAAAAAGAGCCTGGAATCATACCCTTCTTTTTCTGAAAGAGGTTTTACAATAA
- a CDS encoding FMN-dependent NADH-azoreductase: MSKKVLYIISSTRGNESFTNILGNAVIEKIRENDDDIIVEILDLSNENFPHLTQEHINSFFTPPEHRTPELNQIIKKSDEAVVQIQDADYIVIGVPMYNFGITSSLKAYFDHIARAKVTFRYTENGSEGLLNNKKAFIAASTAGVFSSGINQSYDFAIPYVKHFLSFIGITDVTVFRAEGTAIPGLQELALNKAINEISEYQYAGAIL; the protein is encoded by the coding sequence ATGTCAAAAAAAGTATTGTATATTATTTCAAGCACAAGAGGCAACGAATCGTTTACCAATATATTAGGAAATGCTGTTATCGAAAAAATCAGAGAAAATGACGATGATATTATCGTCGAAATTCTTGATCTTTCGAATGAAAACTTTCCACATTTAACCCAGGAACACATCAATTCTTTCTTTACACCACCTGAACATAGAACTCCTGAATTAAATCAAATAATTAAAAAATCAGATGAAGCAGTTGTCCAAATACAGGATGCTGATTATATAGTTATTGGAGTTCCCATGTATAATTTCGGAATAACTTCTAGCCTGAAAGCTTACTTTGATCATATTGCCCGAGCCAAAGTTACTTTTCGATATACAGAGAATGGTTCGGAAGGTCTTCTAAATAATAAAAAAGCCTTTATTGCAGCGAGCACAGCGGGAGTTTTCAGTTCCGGAATCAATCAGTCTTACGATTTTGCCATTCCCTATGTGAAACATTTTCTTTCGTTTATCGGGATTACAGATGTTACTGTTTTTCGTGCGGAAGGAACAGCTATTCCGGGATTGCAGGAACTTGCTCTGAATAAAGCAATCAATGAAATATCAGAATATCAATATGCTGGTGCTATTTTGTAG
- a CDS encoding type I restriction enzyme HsdR N-terminal domain-containing protein, whose amino-acid sequence MELPKLNFQETFDFKFKKDKDKFFIYDLVRKTYLLLTPEEWVRQHWVHYYLTVKSYSTSALITEKKIVLNGLTKRIDLLVTEKTEPIILIECKAPQIKLTEKTFEQTARYNSIIGAKEIILTNGLQHINAYYENEQYQFYKK is encoded by the coding sequence ATGGAACTTCCAAAACTGAATTTTCAGGAAACTTTTGATTTTAAATTCAAGAAAGACAAAGATAAGTTTTTTATTTATGACTTGGTTCGTAAAACTTACCTTTTGCTCACTCCCGAAGAATGGGTGCGCCAACATTGGGTGCATTATTATCTGACGGTAAAATCCTACTCTACTTCGGCTTTAATTACTGAAAAAAAGATCGTTCTCAACGGTTTAACGAAGAGGATTGACCTTTTAGTTACTGAAAAAACAGAACCTATTATTTTAATTGAATGTAAGGCTCCGCAGATTAAATTAACGGAGAAAACTTTTGAGCAAACAGCAAGATATAACTCAATAATCGGTGCAAAAGAAATTATTCTGACGAATGGTTTACAGCATATTAATGCGTATTATGAAAATGAGCAGTATCAGTTTTATAAAAAATAA
- the holA gene encoding DNA polymerase III subunit delta: MKELDLILKNIKNKEVLPIYFFHGEEPHFIDLAVKALEHDFLTEDEKAFNQTVVYGKDTTYQEILSLARQFPMMGDKQVIIVKEAQDLKLNEPETKALETYVENPVPSTVLVFAHKHKKLDSRKKVAKSLDKINALFLSESIKENNLPKWISDECISLGIKTAPNISHLLAEYLGNDLSRIANELNKLKIILKPGEVLDGKIIEDHIGISKEYNVFELQKALGTKNANAAFKIAHFMGKNPKNNPFVMMLASLYNYFSNVIIYHTMAGQPQPTIASQMGVHPYFLKDYAESARLYPLKHATRVISILREFDMKGKGLGAVNMSEAELIKELVYKIINVDKIKMKV; this comes from the coding sequence ATGAAAGAATTAGATTTAATCCTCAAAAATATTAAAAATAAAGAAGTTTTACCTATTTATTTTTTCCACGGAGAAGAACCTCACTTTATAGATCTTGCGGTAAAAGCCCTTGAACATGACTTTTTAACCGAAGACGAAAAAGCTTTTAACCAAACAGTAGTTTACGGAAAAGACACAACGTATCAGGAAATTCTTTCTTTGGCGCGACAGTTTCCGATGATGGGCGATAAGCAGGTAATCATTGTAAAAGAAGCTCAGGATTTAAAGCTAAATGAACCCGAAACTAAAGCCTTGGAAACGTATGTTGAAAATCCGGTTCCGTCGACGGTTTTGGTTTTCGCACACAAACACAAGAAATTAGACAGCCGAAAAAAGGTTGCGAAATCTTTAGATAAAATCAATGCCTTATTTTTAAGCGAATCGATAAAGGAAAATAATCTTCCAAAATGGATTTCCGACGAATGTATTTCACTTGGGATAAAAACAGCCCCCAACATTTCTCATTTACTGGCAGAATATCTTGGAAATGACCTTTCAAGAATCGCAAATGAGTTGAATAAATTAAAAATCATCCTGAAACCGGGAGAGGTTTTAGACGGAAAAATTATCGAAGACCATATCGGTATCAGCAAAGAATACAACGTTTTCGAATTACAGAAAGCTTTAGGAACAAAAAATGCCAACGCGGCATTTAAAATTGCTCATTTTATGGGTAAAAATCCTAAAAACAATCCTTTTGTAATGATGTTGGCGAGTTTGTATAATTATTTTTCCAATGTTATTATCTATCATACGATGGCGGGGCAGCCTCAGCCGACTATTGCCTCTCAAATGGGTGTTCACCCTTATTTTCTTAAAGATTACGCGGAATCCGCAAGATTATATCCTTTAAAACATGCCACAAGAGTGATCTCTATTTTAAGAGAATTTGATATGAAAGGAAAAGGATTAGGTGCTGTCAACATGAGCGAAGCGGAACTGATTAAAGAATTGGTTTACAAAATCATCAATGTCGATAAAATTAAGATGAAAGTGTGA
- a CDS encoding sodium-translocating pyrophosphatase, which produces MNLFFLVPVFGVIALLYTLFQSNWVNKQNAGNEKMKLISGYIADGAMAFLKAEYKVLMYFVICVGILLAVMGMSNEHSHWSIGIAFGVGALFSALAGFIGMKIATKANVRTAEAARTSLSKALKVSFTGGSVMGMGVAGLAVLGLGALFLIVKQIFAPDASVNSLEMERTIEILTGFSLGAESIALFARVGGGIYTKAADVGADLVGKVEAGIPEDDPRNPATIADNVGDNVGDVAGMGADLFGSYVATVLATMVLGRETVSVDSFGGFAPILLPMMIAGTGIVFSIAGTLLVRINDNDDTSASSVQNALNLGNWGSIVITAIASYFLVNYILPESMILRGHEFTKMGVFGAIMVGLVVGTLMSIITEYYTAMGKRPVSSIVRQSSTGHATNIIGGLSVGMESTLLPIIVLAGGIYGSYLCAELYGVAIAAAGMMATTAMQLAIDAFGPIADNAGGIAEMSELPKEVREKTDILDAVGNTTAATGKGFAIASAALTALALFAAFVGIAGIDGIDIYRADVLAGLFVGGMIPFIFSSLAIKAVGKAAMAMVEEVRRQFREIPGILEGKAQPEYEKCVAISTDASIRKMMLPGAIAIVSPLLVGFIFGPEVLGGFLAGATVCGVLMGMFQNNAGGAWDNAKKSFEKGVDINGETYYKGSEPHKASVTGDTVGDPFKDTSGPSMNILIKLMSIVSLVIAPTLAILHKDKINADRMAKIESLTRNTEMSVNLKSGKAGIATSHIPRESAKGHLNENGDFMYDTGKEEKIKLNNGKTLVLGNSGQLYALYLMVKKKDRSLLEPDRWFTIENLYFERGYGDLETGAVVQLVNLAEMMTAYPEMKIKLGGYTDDTGNEASNQSLSNLRVQTAKLKLLELGISGDRIEAEGYGSKHPICPANDTEECRARNRRIDIRVLAL; this is translated from the coding sequence ATGAACTTATTCTTTTTAGTACCTGTTTTTGGGGTGATTGCTCTGCTCTACACATTATTTCAAAGTAATTGGGTAAATAAGCAGAATGCCGGAAATGAAAAAATGAAACTGATCAGCGGGTATATTGCTGACGGAGCCATGGCCTTTCTCAAGGCCGAATACAAGGTTTTGATGTACTTTGTCATCTGTGTAGGAATTCTTCTGGCCGTGATGGGTATGAGCAATGAACATTCCCATTGGAGCATCGGGATTGCTTTCGGAGTCGGAGCACTGTTTTCTGCACTGGCCGGATTTATCGGAATGAAAATCGCCACCAAAGCTAATGTAAGAACGGCTGAAGCCGCGAGAACATCTTTGTCCAAGGCACTTAAGGTATCTTTTACAGGAGGCTCCGTGATGGGGATGGGGGTAGCCGGCCTTGCAGTTCTCGGTTTGGGAGCTTTATTTTTAATTGTTAAACAGATTTTTGCTCCGGATGCGAGCGTAAATTCTCTTGAAATGGAGAGAACCATTGAAATTCTTACAGGATTTTCCCTGGGGGCAGAGTCTATCGCTCTTTTTGCAAGAGTAGGAGGTGGCATATATACCAAAGCTGCCGATGTAGGTGCCGATCTCGTAGGGAAAGTAGAAGCCGGAATTCCTGAGGACGATCCCCGGAATCCAGCAACCATTGCAGATAATGTAGGGGATAATGTAGGCGATGTTGCCGGAATGGGGGCAGACCTTTTTGGCTCTTATGTTGCGACAGTTTTAGCCACAATGGTATTGGGACGGGAAACGGTTTCCGTGGATTCATTCGGTGGCTTTGCTCCTATTCTTTTACCAATGATGATCGCCGGAACCGGAATTGTTTTTTCTATAGCAGGAACTCTCCTGGTTAGAATTAATGATAACGATGATACTTCAGCATCAAGCGTTCAGAATGCCTTGAATCTCGGAAACTGGGGAAGTATTGTCATCACGGCCATTGCATCGTATTTTCTTGTTAATTATATTTTACCCGAATCCATGATCCTGAGAGGGCATGAGTTTACGAAAATGGGCGTTTTCGGTGCAATTATGGTCGGCCTCGTGGTCGGCACTTTAATGAGTATCATTACCGAATATTATACCGCGATGGGTAAAAGACCTGTCTCAAGTATCGTCAGACAGTCATCTACAGGCCATGCCACCAATATTATCGGAGGGCTGTCAGTAGGAATGGAGTCTACTTTACTTCCCATCATTGTGCTGGCAGGCGGAATCTATGGTTCATATCTTTGTGCTGAATTATACGGAGTGGCGATTGCTGCGGCGGGAATGATGGCAACCACGGCCATGCAGCTTGCTATTGATGCTTTCGGTCCCATTGCTGACAATGCAGGAGGTATTGCTGAAATGAGCGAGCTGCCAAAGGAAGTTCGTGAAAAAACTGATATTCTGGACGCGGTGGGAAACACAACGGCTGCTACGGGAAAAGGTTTTGCAATTGCTTCTGCCGCTTTAACAGCTCTGGCGTTATTTGCTGCGTTTGTAGGCATTGCAGGAATTGACGGTATTGATATTTACAGGGCAGATGTCTTAGCCGGACTTTTTGTTGGCGGAATGATTCCCTTTATCTTTTCTTCACTTGCGATCAAGGCAGTAGGAAAGGCAGCCATGGCCATGGTGGAGGAAGTTCGCAGGCAGTTTCGTGAAATCCCCGGAATCCTCGAAGGAAAAGCGCAGCCGGAATATGAAAAATGTGTCGCCATTTCTACGGATGCCTCTATCAGAAAAATGATGCTCCCGGGAGCTATTGCTATTGTTTCTCCTTTGCTGGTTGGGTTTATTTTCGGACCGGAAGTGCTGGGGGGATTTTTAGCCGGTGCAACCGTATGCGGCGTATTGATGGGGATGTTCCAGAACAATGCCGGGGGCGCCTGGGATAATGCCAAAAAATCTTTTGAAAAAGGGGTAGACATCAACGGAGAGACTTACTACAAGGGTTCAGAACCACATAAGGCATCGGTAACAGGTGATACCGTGGGAGATCCGTTTAAAGATACATCAGGACCTTCAATGAATATTCTTATAAAATTAATGTCCATTGTTTCCCTGGTCATAGCCCCCACATTAGCGATCTTACATAAGGATAAAATTAATGCCGACAGAATGGCCAAAATTGAAAGCCTGACAAGAAATACTGAAATGTCCGTGAACCTAAAAAGCGGGAAAGCAGGAATCGCGACATCACATATCCCGAGAGAGTCTGCTAAAGGTCACCTTAATGAAAATGGAGATTTTATGTATGACACCGGAAAAGAAGAGAAAATAAAGTTAAATAACGGAAAAACTCTGGTATTGGGAAACTCTGGTCAGCTGTATGCATTATATCTCATGGTGAAGAAAAAAGATCGGTCTCTGTTGGAGCCTGATCGTTGGTTTACCATCGAAAATCTTTATTTTGAACGAGGTTACGGCGATCTGGAGACGGGGGCAGTGGTGCAGCTGGTCAATCTTGCAGAAATGATGACAGCCTATCCCGAAATGAAAATCAAATTGGGCGGTTATACCGATGATACAGGAAATGAAGCGAGCAACCAGTCTTTATCTAATTTGAGGGTTCAAACCGCAAAATTAAAACTTCTGGAACTTGGAATCTCCGGTGACAGAATTGAAGCAGAAGGGTATGGCTCAAAACATCCGATATGTCCTGCCAACGATACAGAGGAGTGCAGGGCGAGAAACAGGCGGATTGATATAAGGGTGCTGGCTCTTTAA
- a CDS encoding ABC transporter ATP-binding protein, which translates to MIRNLKYVTSFNPKGTRKVAVLEIIHSLFIASPSGILLVVVWELFSENPDRTRVWTVVGVMFTMLIIQFFIASKTMLASHLWVYDLSTQLRIKLGNHIQKFSLGFFKKKDPGEIASVVLQDVASFEGIFGHSVGNIAAAAFGTVLLSVFLFIYDWRLALCLLLALPLIYPFLRIANYFISRLGRKQIEARNTVGAKFLEYVQGIRHLKSYGLTGEKHKGLEESFEDLRRKCIRMEAVPGPFIVTASIVFEIGFIVMVALGLYYLSHQSITIPVLITFLIMGYNLYTPLKVVMVDYLTLRYMNESLNRIIDVLEEPTMETEKDEIPESFDIAFNQVSFGYQDKLTVQNLDFTIPEKSMLALVGHSGSGKTTIASLIARFWDVSSGSITFGNTDIRNINQGQFYKFISEVFQEVYLFDDTLFNNVKIGHPEASAEQIYNAMELAQCLEFINDLPEGVHTKVGEGGSKLSGGQKQRISIARALLKDAPIVLLDEATASLDPENEIYIQKAIQELVRSKTVVVIAHKLSTIQNADQILVLNEGQIAEKGKHHELLEHNGIYRKMWDIQQRSSGWKVN; encoded by the coding sequence ATGATCAGAAACTTAAAATATGTAACCTCTTTCAACCCAAAAGGAACTCGAAAAGTAGCTGTTCTGGAAATTATTCACAGTCTTTTTATTGCTTCCCCTTCAGGAATTTTATTGGTGGTTGTTTGGGAGCTATTTTCAGAAAATCCAGATAGAACAAGAGTCTGGACGGTAGTCGGTGTAATGTTTACCATGCTGATTATACAATTCTTTATTGCTTCCAAAACGATGCTTGCCTCTCATCTTTGGGTTTACGATCTGTCGACACAACTGAGAATTAAACTGGGAAATCATATTCAGAAATTTTCTTTAGGCTTTTTTAAAAAGAAAGATCCGGGAGAGATTGCTTCGGTGGTTTTGCAGGATGTTGCAAGTTTCGAAGGAATTTTCGGGCACAGTGTCGGCAATATTGCTGCTGCCGCATTCGGAACGGTTTTGCTGTCTGTTTTCCTGTTTATTTATGATTGGAGGCTTGCTTTATGTCTGTTGCTCGCCCTTCCTTTAATTTATCCATTTTTAAGGATTGCTAATTATTTCATAAGCCGTTTAGGAAGAAAACAAATTGAAGCCAGAAATACTGTTGGAGCAAAATTTTTAGAATATGTTCAGGGAATCAGGCATTTAAAATCCTATGGATTGACAGGTGAAAAACACAAAGGTCTGGAAGAATCCTTTGAAGACCTGAGAAGAAAATGTATCCGTATGGAAGCCGTTCCGGGACCTTTCATTGTTACAGCATCGATTGTTTTTGAAATCGGGTTTATTGTGATGGTTGCGCTCGGGTTGTATTACCTTTCTCATCAGTCGATCACCATTCCGGTACTCATTACGTTTTTGATTATGGGTTATAATTTGTATACGCCATTGAAAGTGGTGATGGTTGATTATCTAACACTGAGATACATGAATGAAAGCCTGAACCGGATTATTGATGTGCTTGAAGAGCCTACCATGGAAACTGAAAAAGATGAAATACCTGAAAGTTTTGACATTGCTTTTAATCAGGTAAGCTTTGGATATCAGGATAAACTCACAGTTCAGAATCTGGATTTTACAATTCCGGAAAAGTCCATGTTGGCTTTGGTTGGACATTCCGGTTCGGGAAAAACAACGATTGCTTCGCTCATCGCAAGATTCTGGGATGTAAGTTCGGGAAGCATCACTTTCGGTAACACGGATATCCGCAATATTAATCAGGGTCAATTTTATAAATTCATCAGTGAGGTCTTTCAGGAGGTATATCTGTTTGATGATACGCTTTTTAATAATGTTAAAATTGGTCATCCTGAAGCTTCAGCAGAACAAATTTATAATGCCATGGAACTGGCACAGTGTCTTGAATTCATCAATGATTTGCCGGAAGGAGTTCACACCAAAGTAGGAGAAGGAGGAAGTAAACTTTCGGGAGGCCAAAAGCAGAGAATAAGCATTGCCAGAGCGCTTTTGAAGGATGCTCCTATTGTTTTGCTGGATGAAGCGACAGCCAGTTTAGATCCTGAAAATGAAATTTATATTCAAAAGGCTATTCAGGAATTGGTGAGATCAAAAACAGTGGTGGTCATCGCCCACAAATTATCTACCATTCAGAATGCAGATCAGATTCTGGTTTTGAATGAAGGTCAAATTGCAGAAAAAGGAAAACACCATGAATTACTTGAACACAACGGGATCTACCGTAAAATGTGGGATATTCAGCAACGATCAAGTGGCTGGAAGGTAAATTAA
- the trxB gene encoding thioredoxin-disulfide reductase, translated as MEQNILDCVIVGSGPSGFTAAIYAARADLKPELYTGLEPGGQLTTTTEVDNFPGYPAGITGPEMMMDLQKQAERFDTKVHYEMITKVEFSTEVGGVHKLYAGNKEIFAKTVIISTGATAKYLGLDDEKKYNGGGVSACATCDGFFYRGKDVVVVGAGDTAAEEATYLAKLVNKVTMLVRKDEFRASKAMIHRVQNTPNIEVKFHHELIGIEGENNLVERAVVINNQTQEKSTVDVHGIFIAIGHKPNTDIFKGQIDLDENGYIDTEKGSSRTNLPGVFAAGDVQDHIYRQAITAAGSGCMAAMDAEKYLAELH; from the coding sequence ATGGAGCAAAACATTTTAGATTGTGTGATCGTTGGATCTGGGCCTTCTGGTTTTACAGCAGCTATTTATGCGGCAAGAGCAGACTTGAAACCTGAATTGTATACAGGTTTGGAGCCGGGCGGGCAATTAACAACAACTACGGAAGTAGATAACTTCCCTGGATATCCGGCGGGAATTACAGGTCCTGAAATGATGATGGATTTGCAGAAGCAAGCAGAAAGATTCGACACCAAAGTGCATTATGAAATGATCACCAAGGTTGAGTTTTCTACGGAAGTGGGAGGGGTTCACAAATTGTACGCAGGAAACAAAGAAATTTTCGCTAAAACAGTGATTATTTCTACGGGAGCTACGGCAAAGTATTTAGGTCTTGATGACGAAAAAAAATACAATGGAGGAGGAGTTTCTGCATGTGCAACGTGCGACGGTTTCTTCTACAGAGGAAAAGATGTTGTGGTGGTTGGAGCTGGTGATACAGCAGCAGAAGAGGCTACTTACCTTGCAAAATTGGTGAACAAAGTAACGATGTTAGTGAGAAAAGACGAATTCCGCGCATCTAAGGCAATGATTCACAGAGTTCAGAATACACCAAACATCGAAGTAAAGTTTCACCATGAATTAATTGGTATCGAAGGTGAAAATAATTTGGTAGAAAGAGCGGTTGTTATCAATAACCAGACTCAGGAAAAATCCACTGTTGATGTCCACGGAATATTTATCGCCATCGGTCACAAACCAAATACAGATATTTTCAAAGGTCAGATCGATCTGGATGAAAACGGATATATAGATACCGAAAAAGGATCTTCAAGAACAAATCTTCCGGGAGTTTTTGCAGCGGGCGACGTTCAGGATCACATCTACAGACAAGCGATTACAGCAGCCGGAAGCGGATGTATGGCTGCAATGGATGCTGAAAAATACCTGGCAGAATTACATTAA